A window of Roseburia hominis A2-183 genomic DNA:
CGCCCGTTCTGCAAGCTCTGCCTGCGTAATTCCAAGCCTTCTTCGTTCTTTTCTGATATTCTCTGCAATAATTTTGTATATGTGCTCTCGTTTCCCCATAGCCCCATCATCCTTTCTGACTTATCGCATTATATCAGAAATTATTATGGTGTCTGGCAATCTGTAACCATTTGCCATTTTCGTGTAATACTTTGCAGATTTTACTATCTCCTGTCAATTCATGGCAATGTATTATTCAATATTTTTAAATTCCAGATTATCTTTTGACAAATCATCATAGACTCCACTTCCAACAACAGCACCATCTTTCAGCATGATAATCTGATCTGCTTCTTTTAATATCTCCTGTTTGTGGGTAATGATTATGACCGTCTTTTCTTTCAGTTTCGTATGGAGCAGTCCGTTAATCTGATGTTCAGAATACACATCTGTATTAGATGTGGCTTCATCAAATATAATAACCGGACTGTTATGCACCAATGCCCTTGCCAGTGCAATTTTCTGTTTCTGTCCTCCGGAAAGCATTGCCCCATTCTGTCCTACCACATAATCCAATGACACCTCAGAAATAAAATCAGCAAGTCCACTATCTTTACAGGCTTCCATAATTGTCTTATCATCTATATTTTTATACATACAGATATTATCCCTGATAGATGAATTGAACAGATAGATCTCCTGGCTTACTACAGATACCATATTTCTGTATTCTCTCAAAACAAACTCCGAAATATCTATACCATTTAATGTTATTTTTCCGCCTGTAGGTTGGTATAATTGCAGCAACAGACTTATCAGTGTACTTTTTCCCGAACCATTCCGACCAATCAGCACCGTTTTACTTCCCTTTGGAAAAGCAATATTAATATCGGACAGTACCGCTTTATCCTTTTCATATGAAAAAGAAAGATTCTGTAATTCCAGATCACCGAAGAAGGCTCGGTCATGCCCTCCTCATTTTCCTTTTCTTCTTCAAGTGCCATAAACTCATAATACCGCTTTGTTGAAGGAATAATTCCTGACAAAAGATACCCGATATTGAGTATTGCTGAAATAGGTCCTGTCACATACGCACTATATGTAATAAACGCAAACACACTGCCTACTGAAAGCTGCATATCAAAAACAAGATTTGCGCCAATAATATATATCAAGCTGGTCAGCAGATGTACGATAATGTTATCCGTTATGCCGTTCCACTGGGCAAGCATATTCATCTTTTTCTGTTTATTGATTACAGAAAGCTGTCTGTCAGCAAATTCGGCTCTCTTATTTTCCTGTATTCCAAAAAGCTTTACTTCCCTTACACCGCCAACAGTATCTCCAAACCATCCGGCATATTTTTCGCTTTCTGTAATAAACTCGTCCATGATTCTTTTTCGCTTCTTTGCAAAATGTTTCATAATAACCGCTTTTACCGGAATAAAAAGAAGTACCATGAGTGTCATTCTGTAATCTAAGATAAAAAGTCCGATAATTCCACCTACCATACTGAATGCCTGAGTGACAACAAAAAACACACCCTCATCTGCAACAGAAGTCATATTTCCTATATCTATATTTATGTTATTTAGGATTTCCGCATAATTTTTACTGCTGAAATAGTTTGCTTTTATCCTCATCAGACGTTGAAATGACTGTTCCGATAAAGAATATTGTATATTCGCAGATATATCTACCCGCTTCTTTTCTTTTATAATATCAATAACTGCTATCATCATATAGATAAGCAGTGAACCTATTACCTGTTTTATAAGCAGTTCTTTATCTCCGCCTATGAAACCATAATCCATAATCCCCCTGCTTAGTAACGGGATACACATATTCAATCCTGTTGAAATGAGCAGACATGCAATAATCAGAGCAATTATTTTTCTATACCCCTTTAACATTCCCAGCAGTTTCTTTACTGCTTCTTTATTCCCCATCTTCATCCTCCGTCAGGATTGTAAGCAGACAATCATATACTTCCTTTATCTGCTGCTCTCCGAGGGTTCCAAAACACATCTGCGCCTTTTTTATTTTGTCGCAATAAATTTGTATTCCTGTCTGCTTCTTCCCATTTTCTATTCTTACAAATATATCGGCTTCCACACCGATACTTTCTTTTTCCTGTATTCCACAAATAATCAAATCAGACTGGTTGTAATAAGTCTGCCAATACAGGAAATCACCAATCTTATTACTTATATTTTCATCAACAGCAAAAGGGATATATTCTAAATCATACAATACGCTCTCCTGTTCAGTGGAAATAGCATATGCATTATAGCCCTCCGCTTCAAAACTCTTTCTTAATTCCGTAAGCCACCATATCTGATCCTGTTCTTTACCACTTTTTAAAAGTATGACAGGTATATTAATATTCTCCTTCTTTATCCTTGAACATAAGATCTGTTCTTTTCTGTTTCTTCTGCTCCAGAAAAAGCACTGTGTATCCGGCTGCTCTGCTATTTCATTGCCAAGATACACAATGTGCTTCTCCCTGTATTCATTAAACTCATTTTTATCATACAAAATTACAGTGTCTGCTTCTTCCTTTGCAGCTACCTCAAAATAAACCTCTTCCTTACTCTTTAATACCTTTCCGGCAATCCATCCTTTTTCTATCCAATCCGGAATATATTGTACACATTTTCCCCTGAATTTCTGGTATAAATGCTTCTTAATCTGCCATACATTATTGATCCATGACTGTTCCATCATTAACCTTCCAGCCATTGCTGTTACATAAGGTGCCGCATAGCTGTTACTTTTCTGAAGCGTTATATCGTTTCCTCCAAACCAGATTTTGTGTTCCGATGGAGCTGCAAAATCCACACCTTTATCCCGCAAACCTTCCGCATCAATGTTAAATGTATCTTTTGCTTTTACTCCGATAACATTTGAAAAGGATGCCGGAAAAGCCGTATACCCACTATTAGCAGTTGCCGCAATTATGATAAGTCCCTTATTGGCATATTGATTTACCAACTGCCGAATTATTCCTTTGTCCTTAAAATGTGTTGAATATTCTTGTGCGATGAAATCGCACTTCCGGAAATTTGGAAATCAGAGTTCCGGTACTCGGAAATCGCCTATTTTGTGCTTGATGACTTATCCATTTCTGTTGGGATATTTGTCAAGACCTTGCCGCATCTGCGGTGCGTAGCAGTCTTTACAAATGTCTCAGCAGAAATTATGATTCGGTATGCACAAAAGCGGATCTAAAAAGTGATTTCCATATCACCGGACGGCTGATGTAAAACCATCTGGAATATTCATGTGTAGTTCCAAAACTCAGATTGACAAGTCTTATATTGTTCATCAGACACCAGTCAAACGCTGATTTCAGATCATCCACATTTCCTTTTCCTGTATTATCAAGCAGTTTATAACTGTATAATTCTGCGTCGGCACAATTAAGCCCTATGATCATGGCACAATTTGTCCCATGCAGAAACAAATCCTCCTCATCACTGATATTTCCTTTGTTCTGCTGAATTATATCGGGTAATCCACATGATGCAAGCAATTTTTCGTCTACACCATTATCTAATACTGCAATCTTTAATTTATTCATCCACCGCATTTACTCTGCTACCACAAATGTGGTAGTTATTAGACTTCGTTGCTTTATGCCAACTTATCTCTCGTAGCCTAGCCTTGTATGCGGTTTCTGTCCGTCGGACCAGAGATTTGCCAACGACTTCCTTCAGATTTTACCTCACGGTGAACACCCTTGCTGTTCAGCTATACATTTCCCACTACCTGGGCATATTCGGGACCTTTCACCCATTAGAGCGCGCCCATGGCGCGCATACATAAAAAATAGCCTTTCTGCAAAGGCTATTTCTAACGTAATTCTTTAATACTATTTAAGATTTTTATCATTGCATTCTTTTCCTTGCCTGACAGCTGCTAAACTTAGTACTCACAATATATTTCAAATCCCCCATACATGTTTTTCCAAGAGATTTTTATATTGCTCACACCGTTTTTCTTTCAACTGATTATTATTGTAAATATTTGTGTTTACTGCATGACACATAGAAGAACAAAAATATCTAACATCGCATTCATTACATGGTGTAACCGTATCTACAACACAAATCGTATTAATTCGTTTAACATCATGAAAAATTATATCCAGTTCATCAATATCTCCCAAAATAACATTTGACTCTTCCATAGCTGAACACAAAGTCACTTTACCACTTGCATTAATAGAAAGTATTTGACTTCCAGCATTACACATGGCTAACATGTTAATTCTCTTAGATATATTATCTTCTTTTCCTTTTTCGTTATCATTAATTAAGTCATCATAAAACTTTAAAGCTCTTCCCTTTACAGAGAGTGTTCTTAGAATAGGCTTTACTTCAAATTTATTACAAAGTTCTTTGAAGTCAGTTACATGATTTTTATTATTACTTGTTAGAACCATAGAAAGTGAAATGTTATCAATTTTATTATTTTTTAGCAAAATTATAGTCTCAATAACTTTATCAAACACCCCTTGTCCTCGTATGAAATCTACGCTATTCTTGTCATATCCATCTAAACTAATACTAATTTCATCCACACATGACTTTAATATACTAATATGTTCAGGATAAATTAAAGTAGCATTTGAAATAATATCAATACGCCCCATAAAATTCTTTCTTGCATATTCTAAATATTTTGAAATATTAGACAAACAAAAAATTTCACCACCACTTAATGTTACTGAGGATATATTATTTTCTGCGGCCCAATGTATGATTCTATGAAACATCTCTTGTGGCATTGAAGATTTATCTTGCTCACCATACTCGCCAGAACAATGCTTACATCTCAAATTACATTTTGTAGTTAATTCAATGTCTAATCGTTCTATAGTTTTCTTGTTTTCACTCCAGTCTTTACGTTTTATCACTTTTATTTTTGCTAAAGCCTTAATAATCTCAATATAATATTGCTTCCGTGCATTATCCGTATTCCGCATTAACAGCTCAAAACCATTTTCTAGTCCTATGTATGTTTTTATTTTTTCAAAGTCTTTAGTTAGAATTTTTATCCATAAACCACACTCTCTCACATTACCAATAACTATTTCATTATAGTGATTTAAAATTCTTGTATTATCCGAAAAGCATATATTATCCAGTTTAATTTCGTTCATATTTACACCTTTCATTGTATTATTAGTGAAGTATAGATCCTATTTTGTTAACAAAATTTTCTAAATAAGCTAAATCTGGCATCCAAAAGGAATCATAAATATATGATTGTTGAGTTTTTTCTTCAATTATCCTAACAAGTGCTGTTATATTCCGTGGAGTAGCCTGGGCGATTTTAAATGCTTTATTTTCATCATATAAATTCCAAATAGAAATTTCTTCCTCAATACTTTTCATTAATTTAGCATTAATTATTGATTGTCTCTGAATTTTTTTATTACTATTAAATATAAAACTTTGCTGCATTAAACATTTTTTTAAATTTTGTATACTTACATGATTCTGCAATAATTCATATATTTTTTTTATAATAAATGGAGTCAAAAAACTATTTGCTCCACTTAAAACATAAGACGATCCCAACCATGGTATAATTCTTGGAGAATTATTAATATAAATAACATTGTTACTGGTAACAAGATTATTTTGTTTACCTTGGACACTAATTATTCTATTATTACAAGAAAGATAATTTATTTTTCCATTATTTGATTCTGATGTAACTATTATTATTCCTTGAGACAGACATTTATCTAAAAGAATTTCTAACTCCGAATCTTTAATAAATGCTTCAATTCCTAAACTTAAATTAATAATATTAACGTCACTGTTTAACGCTTCAAGTAGTGCCACTTTTAAAGACGACAGCTTCCCTTTTCCAGTTCTATCCAATATTTTTATACTATACAATTCCAAACCAGAACTAATTGAATCAATTAATTTTATAATACATGTACCATGACCGTTTTCATCTTTGTTAGTTTCATCTGTGAAATTTATATTAGTAATTTTATTCTGTAATGGTTGACTAAAATCAAACCCACTATCTAACACAGCAATTTTCATTGAAGTTATTTACACCTACTCACTAATTAAAAAGAATGCCCTAAAAGTCTCTCGCACCACATACTACAACCCCAAAATACACCTTATCAAATGTTCTAGGGCTTGTATAATATTGGTTTTACAAAGACTTCTAGGGCACCCATTTCTTACTCATTTACATGTTTACCTGATACTTTCTACCACAGTGGCCAAGTATTATCAGTTTCTTTCCAGCCACAATCTTTTGATGCCGTTTTCTCAAAATACTGTTCGCAATCATCGTCACATCCATAACCTTTGATTTCAACTTCAAGTTCTTTTTCTTTGTTTCCCATGATAACTCCTCCCTTCTTTAAAATTTTATTTGTAAATTAAATTACAAATCATTATCAGTGTGCCACACAATTTTTTCCAATTTATTCTTTTTAATATGACACCTCTCAACACGTTTTTTATTGTTTGAGTATATCACATTATTTCTTGAAATACAAGTATCCGCACAAAAATACCGTACATTACAATTTTGACATGGAGCGATTTTGTCAACTATAGGTTTTGCAAACAAACCGTCTATATGTATCTTGTGTTCCGAAACTATAAAACTTCCAATTCCTAATTCTTCCTCTCTTAATGCAGCACATGAAAACACTATTCCATAAGTATTAATAAAAATAGAACGATATTGATGGTTACATAAACATTTAAATGTAAGTCCTTTTTCAGTCAGATTATGCATAATACGCAATTCCATAGGATCCTCCGCAAAATTTTCTTCTGCCCGTCCTTTTATATTAAGCTGTCTAATAACCGGCTTAATATGTAATCGTTCAGATAACTCTTTGAACTTTATTATTTCAGAATTATCATCGCCAACACTTACACATGATAAAGTAATTCTTTCATACCCACACATCTTCAGTTTATTAATTAATGCAATAACTTTATTATATACACCCTTTCCCCGTATCATGCTCACACTGTTTTCATCATATCCATCTAAACTAATATGTAAAGCATGAATATACCTCATTATAAGCTCGATGTACTCATCAGTTACCAAAGTTCCGTTTGTAATTATTTCTAATGACCCAGTAAAATTCTGCTTAATCACTTTACATACATCGACTATATCTTTCCGGCAAAATGGCTCACCGCCTGTTAATAATATTCTTTTCACTTTATTGTCTTCCGACCATTTTGAAATAGCTTTTATCATATCAATTGGCATTTCTCTATATTTTTTCCCACCAAAGGAATACGAGCAATGTTTACATGCCAAATTACACTGAGTTGTTATCTCAATGGTTATATCCGAAGGATATAATTGTAACTCATCCTTTTCTGCATTATCAATGCAAATACCTACTTCCCGAAATGCATTTATATATTTTTTTTCTTTTTCAGATAGTAAAGATATATTATTTTGAGACTTTTGCACCAAATCTTTATAAAGAGAATGCGACATTTTGATCCATCTTCCATCAAAAGCAATATTGCCAACAATACATTCATTACCATTTATTAATACTCTCGTATACTTCGAAAAAAATATACTATTGATATTTTTCATAACTTTTCCTCATTTATTCGATACAATATCTTTCTATATCCACAAAAGAAAGAATTAGTTTTATTCAAGTACCCTGTCATTTTATAATTTCCATATAAACAGCTAGCACTTTTGCAACATTTAAAATATCTGCATCCAACACAATCTTCCCTATTCAAAGACGTTCCATCTGTATATCGCGGTTCAATTTCTGAAACGTTTTCTATATTTCCTAAAAGAAATTGTTTATCATCCATAACATATGTACAAGGATAAACATTCCCCCCCAAATCAATACTAAACATGCTATAACCTCCCGCGCAGCCCCGTCTACCGATAAACAATTCATCATCATCTAGGTTTATATATGCATTCTTTCTTATATTTCTTATCTTATCTATTTCTCTTAATTGTCCTTCGAGAATCTCCAATGACTTGTCACTCCATTCAGAATCGAAATAATCTGGTACAACTTTCAACACTGTAAAGCCACGATTTATCAAATATTCACAACTACTACTAAGTTTTGAAACAGTTTTTGAATTATAGGTCACTCTCGCAGACAATTTTAAACTTGCATCAAACAATCGCGGAATGAGATCATCGACATCGCGCCACGCTGATGATCGGTTTTTATATCGTCTATTTATGCTATATATCTCTTCATCACCGTCTATACTTAATGCACATTCCACATTATTTTTTTTTAACCAAATAAGCATATCATCCGTCATTAATGTTCCATTAGTTGTTATAGAATAAAAAGGAGTGATTTTGTCATCAATTTTTTCATTTGCAATCTCAACAAATTTTTTAATAAAAGGAAACTTAATTAAGGGTTCTCCACCAAAAAATTTAATGAATATTTTTTTAGAGGCGGTCTTATAACACATTGTATTAATAAACTCTATTGTTTTTTCGATATAATCAATTTCGCAAACACCAGTATCCTCTCTTATAAGTCCTTCTTCATAGCAATAACTACAGGCCATATTACATGTCTTAGTTACCCAAATACTTAATTTCATACTGTCATCTTACCCCCTTCATGCAATTCCAATTTTATTATCCGATTACAAATTTTTAAAATTTGTGGTTTATGAGTTATAATAATTACAGTTTTTTCTTTAAAATGATTTTTAATAAACTCTATCATCTTCTCTTCACTATTAGAATCCAAGGCAGCAGTCGGCTCGTCTAGAACACAAATCGGCTTATTATCCAAATAAAGCTTATAAAGAGCTAATTTTTGAGCCTCCCCTCCTGATATATTTAAATTATTTTCTTTTACTTCAAAATTACCTTTTAATATACTGTTTCCTGATTCGTAAAAGTTCATTTCTTCCAAAAATTTTTTCATTTTATTTAATTCTTTTTCACTCTTTAGAATATTATTAAACTCTTCAGCCAGCAAATAGCTATTTTGAGTCATAACGCCTATTTGCGTCTGCAAATATTCCATATCAAATGTGTTAATATCAATTCCATCAATCTCAATTTTGCCACGTTCGACAGTACACAATTTAGTCAGCAATCTGACTAATGTAGTTTTTCCGCTTCCATTGTTCCCTACAATACCAATGATTTCTCCTCTATTAAACGTTTCGGTAAATCCTTTCAATATAAATCTTTCATTGTTATAACCAAACCATACATTATCAAAAGAAATATTTCCCATAAGCTCGCTGCTGTGTTTATAATCTCCCTTGATTATATTTTTTTCATTAAACATTACATTATAAATGTTATCTAATAAAGGAAAGAAATTTTTTATTTTAACAAACATATTTCCTATTGATACTATAGGACTATATAATCTTTGCACATAAATAGTCATACTAAACAACAAACCAACAGAAATCAAATTATTAGAAACATCAACAGCACCTAAAATTAATACAATAACAATTGCAAGAACATTAAAAGACATTCCTGTCATTCCAACAGTACACATGGTTTTCGTAAAATCTAATCCTTCTTTAGCCAGTTCATCACATTTATCTGCATACATTTTTTTTATATATTGAGTTTTTCCCGTCATTTGTAATGAAGGCATATTATTAATGGTTTCAGTGGAAAATGAGTTAAAATCTCCCATAGTCACTCTCAACTTTTTCATACGTTCTTTACTCTTATTTGCCACTTTTCGCTGAATAAATGCAAATATAATTGACATTACAACAACCAAAATGCCAATTTTAGGATTTAATATAATTATATATGAACTAATCCCTATACACAAACAAATATTTACTACCAATTCGCTGATATCAGATGTTAGTAGTTCTTGCAATTTTTCTATGTCATTATCTAAAATTGTGAGTACATCCCCTACTTTGTACTGGTTCCAAAATTGAATATCAACTGTATTAAGCTTTTTATATAATTTTTGTTTTGTCCTTAATACTATATCATTACCGAATTTAAAAAAAAATACTTTTTGCAAATAATAGAAAATTACCATTAATATCCCGCAAATCAACATCTCAGTAGTATACAACACTATATTTGAAACATCTCCCATAACAACTCCCAGATCAACAATTTTGCTTAAAAAACTAGGAAATATTACAGAAGCAATTGTATAGATCATTAAGAAAGAAAAACATTTTATCTGATTAACGATATACTTTTTTTTCTCTATATCTACTATTTTTAGTAAACGTTTCAAAAAAGTTTTTAATTCCATCTGCAACCCCCTCAAAGATTATATAATAACCATTTTTTACTCATACCAATATGATTAATTTTAACATTTTAAAAAACAATATACAATATACAGCGAGTTTGTCCTTACTAAATAGCCACGTTTACCAATAAGCAAAAGCCCTAATCATGGTTATGGATTCTCTTGAATCGCAAACTCCTGATTGGACTTTTATTTTTAAAAAGTAATAAATCTTCTATCTAATCTACACTCAAATTCTATCTGCGAAGAAATTATTGCTTATTAATTCGCTCAATCAGCCTATCTTTTAAAATGCTTTGATATGCAAAAAACGGCGTTACTAAACATACCATAAAAATAATTATTAAAACAATTAACAAAGAAGCATACGGCATTTTAAAAGAAGCATACGAAACAATTTGCTTAAACCAAAAATACAAGGGAATATATATTCCATTTCCTACTATGAGCAATAATATAAATGAAATTATCCAATAATAAAATCCCTCAATCAATAAAATCTTTAATTGCTGTCTATGCGTCATACCAATACTTTCCAAAATTGCAAATTCTTGTTTTCGGTTATTTACACTCGTAATCATTGTTGTAACAAAATTAAGTATTCCTACTAGCAAAAATATAAAAGACAATCCTATCGTTAAAACTTTAGTTGTCAAAATGTAACCTTCCATCTCTTTAGCTTTTTCAATCCTAGATATTATTTGAATATCCGAATTCAAAGAAGCAATCGTTTGAAGTTGCATTAAAACTTCATCATCATGTTTTCCATCAGTGTCAAATGCAATTCGAAAAATTTTAATTTGAGAAGTTAAACCTTCAAGCGCCGTTTTGCTTATATATAAATCCGGGGCTGTTCCTTTTTCATTTCCCCTCCCTCCTTGAAAATCAGCGCTAAAAAAACCATCAGCAACTTCAAACTCCGTCTCGGCCCCTTTAGTTTTTATAGTAATAATCTGATTAGGTTGAATTAAATTTTCCCCATCCTCATTTGTAATTGTCTGAAGCACAACAATCTTACCATCTTGAAACGCCTCTAGATCAATAGGATGTTCAAGTGTTTTATTTAATTCTTCTATATAACTATTATCAATTCCATAAACACCACTATAAAAATTCTCCGTATATGATTCGCGTTTTTCAGAAGAAGAAAAGTCTATACCTGCTTTTCCTTCTAATGAATCCACATATGCGCCAAATACCTCCTCATCATACTGCACATCAAAAGTAACACGTTCTTTGGCAACATAGGTAACTCTTAAGTTTTGAATTCCAGAGATATTTTTAATATCTTCTAGCATATCTGCCGTGATTGGACTTCCATCATCATGAATACTATAAGTAATTGCAAAGTCGCTTTCACCCCATTGCTGTATAAAGTTTTCCGGACTAATACTCGACAATAAAGACGTTGCTATCCAATATAACGCCAGCCCTAAAAACAAAGAAGAAATAACCAATATTGCGCTTTTTTTAGAGCGAAAAATATTTTGAAACGCCATTCTTGTTAATCTAAATACCTTATTCCTACGCTTATACAATTTTTTCGAATCCACATCATTATATGACATTGCCGCAATAGGAGAAACCTGGGCGGCTATTTTCGCAGGTTTAACACACCCTATTCTTGCAGTGACAAAAGAAAATATTGTGGCTCCTATAAAAACGAACGGAGAGAACGAAATTTGCAATCCTAAATCTTCATTCCCCGAATATAGCACATTTAAACTATATGGCACGATACCAAAAGATACTGCAGCTCCCAATATCAAGCCTATCGGAATTCCAATAACAGTAATATACAAAACTTGCTGATAAACAATTTTTCGTACTTCTTTTTTGGTAAATCCTATTAATCGAAGTTGACCAAAAAAGCGGATATCTCTAACTATACTAATATATAAAACATTATGTATTAACAAATAGCCGCTAATAAATATGAATAATAGTATAAAGACAATGCCTATAATTAATACTTGGCTGTTCACTTGTGTTACAGGAACAATTTCAAAACTCTGTGTTGAAGAAAATTTCACCTTGTCCTTTAACCTATCACACTCTTTTTGAATATCTCCTGTATCTTCAAAAGACACCATAACTACTTTACCAGTAGAGATAGCAGCCTTATTTTTAAATTCTTC
This region includes:
- a CDS encoding ABC transporter permease gives rise to the protein MKKNFYYKMNLRRIWGLSKKIFLSNLYRNVVVIIAVVLSTFMLTSVFSVGFSYIETAQLQQIRAMGTTAHVAINNPSDLQVSEIKKSDSIKDIGISQHLGQIDGLEDEDLLLGLNWIDENEWNLHRVPTISDVVGNYPVTENEVMIPTWILERLGITNPQEGMSISLSYHLDDDDSIKTQEFILAGYYTDYSQVRTNDKGSIYVSEEFKNKAAISTGKVVMVSFEDTGDIQKECDRLKDKVKFSSTQSFEIVPVTQVNSQVLIIGIVFILLFIFISGYLLIHNVLYISIVRDIRFFGQLRLIGFTKKEVRKIVYQQVLYITVIGIPIGLILGAAVSFGIVPYSLNVLYSGNEDLGLQISFSPFVFIGATIFSFVTARIGCVKPAKIAAQVSPIAAMSYNDVDSKKLYKRRNKVFRLTRMAFQNIFRSKKSAILVISSLFLGLALYWIATSLLSSISPENFIQQWGESDFAITYSIHDDGSPITADMLEDIKNISGIQNLRVTYVAKERVTFDVQYDEEVFGAYVDSLEGKAGIDFSSSEKRESYTENFYSGVYGIDNSYIEELNKTLEHPIDLEAFQDGKIVVLQTITNEDGENLIQPNQIITIKTKGAETEFEVADGFFSADFQGGRGNEKGTAPDLYISKTALEGLTSQIKIFRIAFDTDGKHDDEVLMQLQTIASLNSDIQIISRIEKAKEMEGYILTTKVLTIGLSFIFLLVGILNFVTTMITSVNNRKQEFAILESIGMTHRQQLKILLIEGFYYWIISFILLLIVGNGIYIPLYFWFKQIVSYASFKMPYASLLIVLIIIFMVCLVTPFFAYQSILKDRLIERINKQ